Proteins from a genomic interval of Perognathus longimembris pacificus isolate PPM17 chromosome 14, ASM2315922v1, whole genome shotgun sequence:
- the Foxa1 gene encoding LOW QUALITY PROTEIN: hepatocyte nuclear factor 3-alpha (The sequence of the model RefSeq protein was modified relative to this genomic sequence to represent the inferred CDS: deleted 1 base in 1 codon) translates to MLGAVKMEGHESSDWNSYYADTQEAYSSVQVSNMNSGLGSMNSMNTYMSMNTMTTSGNMTPASFNMSYANPGLGAGLSPGAVSAMPGGSAGAMNSMTAAGVTAMGAALSPGGMGAMGAQPAASMNGLGPYAAAMNPCMSPMAYAPSNLGRSRAGSGGDAKTFKRSYPHAKPPYSYISLITMAIQQAPSKMLTLSEIYQWIMDLFPYYRQNQQRWQNSIRHSLSFNDCFVKVARSPDKPGKGSYWTLHPDSGNMFENGCYLRRQKRFKCEKQPGAGAGGGGGGGGGGGSKGGPESRKDPSGAGNPGADSPLHRGVHAKAGQLEGAPAAGPAASPQTLDHSGAAATGGASELKTPAPSSAPPISSGPGALASVPPSHPAHGLAPHESQLHLKGDPHYSFNHPFSINNLMSSSEQQHKLDFKAYEQALQYSPYGAALPASLPLGSASVASRSPIEPSALEPAYYQGVYSRPVLNTS, encoded by the exons ATGTTAGGGGCTGTGAAGATGGAAGGGCATGAGAGCAGCGACTGGAATAGCTACTACGCGGACACGCAGGAG GCCTACTCCTCCGTCCAGGTCAGCAAcatgaactcgggcctgggctcCATGAACTCCATGAACACCTACATGAGCATGAACACCATGACCACGAGCGGCAACATGACGCCGGCCTCCTTCAACATGTCCTACGCCAACCCGGGCCTGGGCGCCGGCCTGAGCCCCGGCGCGGTGTCCGCCATGCCCGGGGGCTCGGCGGGCGCCATGAACAGCATGACGGCGGCGGGCGTCACGGCCATGGGCGCGGCGCTGAGCCCGGGCGGCATGGGTGCCATGGGCGCGCAGCCGGCCGCTTCCATGAACGGCCTGGGCCCCTACGCGGCCGCCATGAACCCGTGCATGAGCCCCATGGCGTACGCGCCGTCCAACCTGGGCCGCAGCCGCGCGGGCAGCGGCGGCGACGCGAAGACCTTCAAGCGCAGCTACCCGCACGCCAAGCCGCCCTACTCGTACATCTCGCTCATCACCATGGCCATCCAGCAGGCGCCCAGCAAGATGCTGACGCTGAGCGAGATCTACCAGTGGATCATGGACCTCTTCCCCTACTACCGCCAGAACCAGCAGCGCTGGCAGAACTCCATCCGCCACTCGCTCTCCTTCAACGACTGCTTCGTCAAGGTGGCGCGCTCGCCCGACAAGCCGGGCAAGGGCTCCTACTGGACGCTGCACCCGGACTCGGGCAACATGTTCGAGAACGGCTGCTACCTGCGCCGGCAGAAGCGCTTCAAGTGCGAGAAGcagcccggggccggggctggcggcggcggcggcggcggcggcgggggcggctccAAGGGAGGCCCCGAAAGCCGCAAGGACCCCTCGGGCGCGGGGAACCCCGGCGCCGACTCCCCCCTGCACCGGGGCGTGCACGCCAAGGCCGGCCAGCTAGAGGGCGCGCCGGCCGCGGGGCCCGCCGCCAGCCCCCAGACTCTGGACCACAGCGGGGCCGCGGCGACAGGGGGCGCCTCGGAGTTGAAGACGCCCGCCCCGTCCTCGGCGCCCCCCATAAGCTCCGGGCCCGGGGCCCTGGCATCGGTG CCCCCCTCCCATCCGGCGCACGGCCTGGCACCCCACGAGTCCCAGCTGCACCTGAAAGGGGATCCCCACTACTCCTTCAACCACCCCTTCTCCATCAACAACCTCATGTCCTCGTCGGAGCAGCAGCACAAGCTGGACTTCAAGGCCTACGAGCAGGCGCTGCAGTACTCGCCCTACGGCGCCGCCTTGCCCGCCAGCCTTCCCCTGGGCAGCGCGTCCGTGGCCAGTAGGAGCCCCATCGAGCCCTCGGCCCTGGAGCCGGCCTACTACCAAGGTGTGTATTCCAGACCTGTCCTAAACACTTCCTAG